In Camelus bactrianus isolate YW-2024 breed Bactrian camel chromosome 28, ASM4877302v1, whole genome shotgun sequence, the DNA window ggtgttaaaagaaaaaaaaaaaaaaagagcaacaagAGATAGCATTTCCATCCTCTTAAAACACCCAGTACAGTGGGTGGCTGAactggagagaagttggttcTTGGAAATGAGGGTCCGGAGAGGAAGGGTCTGAGAAGTTAGCTGAGGAAGGCCAAGAATGGGGCTAGTCAGCTAGAGCCAGAGGCCAGGAAGCATTCCAGAGGCCTCGGGCGGGGACAGGGCGGCAACCAGAAGAGGCTTCCCGTTCAAACAGGGGCGGGACATGTTAATAAGTTGTTCAAAGGAATTGCTGGAGCACCATGGTTTGGGctaatcatttttcttatttttctggatTGAGTACATGGAACTTTTGTGATATCCTCAGATGCCTCAGTCTGCAAGAATCCTCAGGATCCATCCTTTCTGCTACCTGTTCTGTGCCTAATGTTTGCAGTGGGAAGAGGGCCGTGAGCCTTAAGAGTCCTCTGGCCTGTGGCTGGGTGTCCCTGGGCCACACTCCTGTTTCTGAGCCTTCCAGGACTTGATTTTTGCCCTTCACTCTGTATTTGCAGCTCTTTCCAGTCTTCTCTGATTCCCAGgcggctggggcggggggcggggggggggcactgATGGGGGTAGTGTGGCCAATGTCAACATGAAGGCTGGACGAGGGCAGGGGGCAGCTCAGTGGAGAGTGCGGACTTaggatgcacgaggtcctggcgcAGGGTGCCTCTGAGTTCTGCTTCAGTCTGCAAGTCGCAGCTTTTGACGTACAGActgggaggggacagaggctCTTCAGTTTGCCTCTCGCTGATGACCGCGCCACCTCTCGAACGAGAACCAATTCAGCGGTTGGAAGCTGGCAAAAGTCAGGAGTGAGGCAGCAGGCCCAGCCCCTGTGGTCTCCACATCTTCCCTTCAATAATCCACCCTCTTTTCACCAAAATAACAAACGCACTAATTAATCTTCCTTATTTTGGCCTTCTCACCTCATTAGTCCAAAAACTGTATTCTCCAAAGATAAGTCGAGGTATCCGGCATTTTTCCCCCCCACACCTCCTCTGGTTCCTTTTTCATCTCCTCTTGCACCTGAGTTTGTCTCCTTTTTGTGGTACTCTGACTTCTTGTTTCAGGCCAGGCTGCCATACAtcttactgaaaacaaaaaagccaacattttctaaaatgtccTTCCCATTACTCTAgtaaagttggtttttttttccctccacatcTGAGTAATGCTCCTATTCTTTTTTGCtatagaaatttttctctggtccCAAGGTCCCATTTTGGGCgttaggtttgtgtgtgtgtgtgtgtgtacgtgtgtacgtTTAATTCATCCCGGAATGGGTTTATTTATATCCCAACATGGCATTTGTAAGTAGTCATTCATTAACTCGGCAGATACGAATTTTTCAGAAATTGATATTTGCTCATCTTCTGGTGGGCAAGGTGTTTCAAAAACTGAATTACATATAAGGATTCGTCTTCAAAGAGTCTCTGATTTACGAGCAGAGTCAAGAAAGGTATAATAATGATAGTGCACAGTAGAAAGCCAGGAGGGGGACATGGATAGAGTTCATGATTTCTGCCTGTGGCCTTTTTCATGGATGCTACAAAGTAAACCAGGATTCCGAGATGGGAAGGACTGACTGTGCCTCGCTCAGTGTTGTTCTAAGTTGCAACCATTAGGAGTTAAGAGCACTGAGGCTCTTTCCAATTTATATgaccttttccttcctctgtaactgtgcaaaaatactagcaaacactAACGTGCCAGTGTGTCTATGATGCTATGAATTAATGAGTGTAAGCTTTACATTCTGTTATAGTATTTGTTAAAAATGACCACATTCCATTATAAATCATTGTGGCTCAAAGAATCAGTAAGAATGTTATCACATGTCAgtggaaaataagacattttcttTAGATTGAATAATTTccccaaatgttttattttccagtgATGAAAACATGTTAACAGTCTACCTTATTTTACGCGAGGCATAGATACATTAGTCAATTGTCTCGAGTATATTCTTTTGTGAAAAGGCAATTTGACAAACTGTTGTTATGAGGAATTTGAATTTTAAGCAcagtttttgttctgtttatttttttttaagtgtaccaattgctttttaaaatttaatgtttttaaaaagggacTTCAAATATTACTGAATTTTGATGTTAAAAACCCCAGGCTATGACCAATGATAGTTTTAAGTTTATCTAATTAAGATGTGATTAAAAAATAGGTAGAAAAGTGTAACTTCCAAACCCCTAGAGGGGGTGTCCACCTCATGGATCCCTACCTGGAGATGTGCTGTAACAGGGGCAAAGAGCCGCTAGGTGGCTccatcatttttaaataaaattaaagtccacaaaaaataatgtatagttacggaaaaaaaaaaacctctatttGGCAGAACGTTTAATCAAAGCCAGAAACAATAGTCTGAAATCACGGCCACTCACTCAAAATAATTTGGAGTTACAGGGTTAAgaattaaactaaaaaagaaatccGCAAAACCACAAAGTATGTATGGGTAAGAAATTTGCTAAAAAATCAGGGATGGCATTGTATTATAGTCTTAAGGACATCAATTACGAAGGGGAAGATGGTTccaattttttcctaattttcccagtttttcttttggactttctctttctagtttagaatttaaatttaaggaaaaaatactcaatttgggcattataatttattaaatattgatttCCAATTTCCTGGCTTATAGCTGTCATCCTTATTAACAtcccaagagaaacaaaacaacttCGTTTGGGCTATtcgagaaggaaaacaaaatcactctGCTCATCTAAAATAGGAAACAACTCAAAATCCGAGGAAGGCAAACATTACCCCATTCTGTATCATCTGCAGGAAAGAAATCGTGTGCCAAGAATTCCTTTCTGGTTCCAGAAAAGACGAGAAAAATACTATATCTGAAGTGCGGTTTGCCTTCTAGGTACAAAAATTTGCTAGTTAAGTAtctctgaatttcattttttaagaagtgGGATAACAGAAGACGATCATTTTCCTGAAAGTGTATAACTAACTTCATCATGAAGATAAACGTGacgtggtgggggagagggagattTCCAAATTATTAGATGTTCTGGACCGTCAGTCTGCAATTGGCAAGCAGTCGGGAAAAAgatcttttcccctcccctcttccttaaACGAGAATCTCAGACCTGTCACTTATTAAGAGCATACTTAGGAGTCGTTTTGAATTGTAAAAGAGACACTTTTCTTACTGTTGTTCGGAGCCAATAAATAATTATTGCGTGGCATGTGGGGTCGCCGCAACATtttgctggttttgtttttccaggCAGAAGCCGCATTTGGAAACTTACAAGAGTGGAGGGCAAGTCGTATGCCAGAATTCGTTGAGACCGTTTTTGTAAATGAGCGCTTCTAGCAGAGTTTAAATTACAGTTGGTTTTAAAATGCTAATTCCGAACccacttatttaaatgtttttgaaaacGTTCGCCCTTCtgatttagaagaaaacaaatcacACCAAAAGACTGCGCAAACCGAACCTGAAATGAACGAATACTGCTCGAATGTGAACGAACGTATAGTTATGTTTAGAGACGTGGTTAGATAAATTAAAAACCAATTTCAGTCCCTTCCTTCAAAGAATCCCCTAGGAGAAGGGGACACACCAAGGATGCACCTTAATATCGTCTACCGTTTACCCCCAAAGATTTGTAAATCGCGTCTATTATTTCTGACTGCGAGCGCATCAGTCGAGACCGGACGTGAATCCTGCAACTCGATCCGCACAGGTGTAGAGGCTCGAAGTCTAAATACCAAAGGGGGCTAGGCCACCCAAAGTTAACTTACGGACTTTTCATAAAACAGTGGCCCGCCTTTGGTGATCTGCTCTTTGTTCCGATATTcgttattttatttcatgattgTGCTGAGAACACGGTGGTTAGGAATGGGGAGCCGTTCGCCAGAAACCTGGAGGCGCCAGCCTCCCCCGTCCGCCCCGGCTCCCCCGGGCCGGCGAGGAGGGGCTgcaggcgcggggcggggcgcggcgggCGCGGCGGGCGGCGCGAGGTTTCCGCGCGCTGGGCCGGGACGCGCGGGCAGGTGGGGCGTGGCGGGGGCGTGGAGAGCCGGGGCCCGCGGGCCGCCGCCCAGCCCCGGGACCGGCCCGGGAGGAGCCGCGCCGCCGACGGTTATAAGAAGCCGGCTCGCCGGCGCTCCGCGCGCACCCGACCCCCCTCCCTGCCCGGGACGCCGATCGCCGCTCGAGGGCCGAGGCGGGGCCGCAGGGTTGGCCCCCAAAGGGATGCTCTCGCCCGAGCGGCGAGACCAGCCCCGCTCGccgctcgccgccgccgccgcgccgcacCCGCCGACGGCCGCCGACATGGCTCTCTACTGCGGCGACAACTTCGGCGTgtactcgcagcccggcctgcccccggccgccgccgccgccgccccgggcGCCCCTCCGCCGGCCAGGGCGCCCTACGGGCTGGCCGACTACCCCGCGCCGCCGGCCGCCGCCGCCAACCCCTACCTGTGGCTCAACGGGCCGGCCGTGGGCGGtcccccggccgccgccgccgcgtaCCTGGGGgcccccccgccgccgccgccgccgccgccccccgggGGCGCGCCCGGGCCCTTCCTGCAGCCGCCGACCGCGGCCGGCACCTTCGGCTGCGCGCAGCGGCCCTTCGCGCAGCCCGCGCCCGCCGCGCCCGCCTCGCCCGCCGGGCCCGCGGCGCCGGGGGAGCTGGGCTGGCTGTCCATGGCCAGCCGCGAGGACCTGATGAAGATGGTGCGACCGCCCTACTCGTACTCGGCGCTCATCGCCATGGCCATCCAGAGCGCGCCCGAGCGCAAGCTCACGCTCAGCCACATCTACCAGTTCGTAGCCGACAGCTTCCCCTTCTACCAGCGCAGCAAGGCGGGCTGGCAGAACTCCATCCGCCACAACCTGTCGCTCAACGACTGCTTCAAGAAGGTGCCCCGCGACGAGGACGACCCAGGTGAGGACGGACAGGTGCTTCCTGGCCGGTCCCTTATACCCAcgtgcacccccaccccccacactcgGAGAGGCCGACCAgttagagaaaaagggaaaagcctGAATTCTCAAACTGGGCGCCGCCCCTGGATGGTGTTCACCAGGCCGCTGGAAGGGAGGGTCCAGGTACAGGGAGGGAGATTAGGACTAAAAACACGGATGAGCACTTAGATGAGGGAAGGCTATGAAGAGATTCCGAAGAGCTGAGAATCCCATCACATTTCAGGAGAGGGGTGGTGAGAGGCCTAGGGCTGGAGCAGCCGGCTGTGCAGGCTGCCACAGatgctcttcctcctgcctcGGGGTCGCGGGAGACCCACTGTGCCTGCTTTGAGAGGGGTGATTATAGAGGATGGTGACACAGGCATCTTGAGGCAGGGGCCGAGGGATGGGAGAGCTTGAGCGGGGTCCTGCAGACCGCGCGGTTTGGGAACCATAACTATttagaaatgtgaaaatgaaaagcCTAAATTTGCATTGTTCGGATCTAAGCCCAGGGGTGAGGAGGGCTGGGTTGGAGTGGAGCGTTAGTGGTTTCCGTTCTTCTCGAGGAGTGAGGTGGAGAAAAGCTCAAAAACGAGAGAAACAGAATCCTACTTAAGAGTTTCAGAAGGGTCCCAGGACAGGGGAAATGCTGGCAGAGTCGTGataggaaaaagagaagagaaatgttGCAGTCGCAAACTACAGAGATCCAGGATTTTGTGTAAATTGTGGAAATACTCTGAAGTATTTGTACTTGGAGTCATTCTAGAGCAGTGCTTTCCAACAGAAGTACAGCACAAACCACGCGTGGTtgtaaattttctagtagccacgttaaaaaagtaaaaaagaagttggtgaaattattttttaattggtaaCCCAAAATATTGTTTCAACGTataacaaatacaaaaattaCTAGTGAGCTACTTTACATTATTCTTTTGGCACTAACTCTTCAAAATCCTGTGTGTTTTACACCACATCTCACTTTGGACTGGCCACTTTTCAAGTGCCCAACGGCAA includes these proteins:
- the FOXI3 gene encoding forkhead box protein I3; its protein translation is MLSPERRDQPRSPLAAAAAPHPPTAADMALYCGDNFGVYSQPGLPPAAAAAAPGAPPPARAPYGLADYPAPPAAAANPYLWLNGPAVGGPPAAAAAYLGAPPPPPPPPPPGGAPGPFLQPPTAAGTFGCAQRPFAQPAPAAPASPAGPAAPGELGWLSMASREDLMKMVRPPYSYSALIAMAIQSAPERKLTLSHIYQFVADSFPFYQRSKAGWQNSIRHNLSLNDCFKKVPRDEDDPGKGNYWTLDPNCEKMFDNGNFRRKRKRRSETSSTSAAAAGASKSEDGLSSGLSSGVAGKPEGDSSSQSPEPPEGTKRTASSPGASMLTSTPCLNTFFSSLSTLSVSSSAGTQRALPGSRHLGIQGAQVPPSSTFPPSSVSEASPDTLQLSHSTSNAGSSQRSSYYSPFPASTSGGQSGPFGSPFYNFSVVNSLIYPREGSEV